The following are encoded in a window of Clostridium thermarum genomic DNA:
- a CDS encoding glycoside hydrolase family 66 protein: MKKVIIICCVILILVFGGMMIIKNASAQVDLTGIEVEIRGTDKAMYSPQDGVKIQYVVKNTSETARENINVLLKVTHLEEVIYEDTIGNLNLKAGEEIYAEYQWTAPEGDFKGYLIEIGLGDNLGDFAVSDTIGVDVSSTWVKFPRYGYLADFGDKVDTSGKIEKMNRYHINGIEYYDWHYLHHQPLADGITAENPGVWKDWSGREIFGETVAGYISAAKERNMASMAYNMIYAGTDSFFVDDQGNPTEANQWKLYFAEDNDRGSGNFTFRMGLSPSGNGNLFFLNPLNKQWQDHIFTETKKIFTAFDFDGWHGDTVGEWGKMVTADGEPLGYKEDRSPIYYVKDTYTQFLNAAKEALGDKYLSFNPVGAQGIEKANVSSTDVLYTEFWPWDNDREGKAYNTYASLVREVERSMEDSQEKSIDGKGKSLVVKAYINYYKTNGHMNAPGVLLCDAAVYAAGGSRLELGNGDRMLHVEYYPDDHILMDEELRAKMQAMADFIVAYENILRDGQWTTDNEVKIDGYAHGKGGASDSIWTYTRADENYEILHLINLLETDNEWRDERGKKKAPTEVKDVKVTYYTDKEISKVYLASPDYNKSKSTELRYETGADDKGKFVTFTVPNLQYWDMIYMK; the protein is encoded by the coding sequence ATGAAGAAAGTTATCATAATTTGTTGTGTTATATTAATATTGGTATTTGGAGGAATGATGATAATTAAAAATGCAAGTGCTCAGGTTGACTTAACCGGAATAGAGGTTGAGATAAGAGGAACGGACAAGGCTATGTATTCACCTCAGGATGGAGTAAAAATTCAATATGTGGTTAAAAATACTTCTGAAACTGCAAGAGAAAATATAAATGTTCTTTTAAAGGTTACCCATTTGGAAGAGGTAATATATGAAGATACAATAGGGAACCTTAATCTTAAGGCCGGTGAGGAGATTTATGCTGAATATCAGTGGACAGCTCCAGAAGGGGACTTTAAAGGATATCTTATAGAAATTGGCTTGGGAGACAACCTTGGCGACTTTGCAGTATCCGATACCATTGGAGTGGACGTTTCTTCAACTTGGGTAAAGTTTCCCCGTTATGGCTACTTAGCTGACTTTGGAGACAAAGTAGATACAAGTGGCAAAATAGAGAAGATGAACCGGTACCACATCAACGGCATTGAGTACTATGACTGGCACTATTTGCACCATCAACCCCTGGCTGATGGGATTACGGCAGAGAACCCAGGAGTATGGAAGGACTGGTCCGGCAGAGAGATCTTCGGAGAAACCGTAGCGGGCTATATAAGTGCCGCAAAAGAAAGGAATATGGCCAGCATGGCCTACAATATGATCTATGCAGGTACAGATAGCTTTTTTGTGGATGACCAGGGGAACCCCACAGAAGCAAATCAGTGGAAGTTATACTTTGCAGAGGACAATGACAGGGGCAGTGGCAACTTTACCTTCCGCATGGGCCTATCCCCATCAGGAAATGGCAATCTCTTTTTCCTAAACCCCCTAAATAAACAGTGGCAGGACCATATTTTTACTGAGACCAAAAAAATATTTACAGCCTTTGACTTTGATGGCTGGCACGGAGACACTGTTGGCGAGTGGGGCAAGATGGTGACTGCGGATGGGGAGCCACTGGGCTACAAGGAAGATCGCAGCCCAATATATTATGTGAAGGACACCTATACCCAGTTCTTAAATGCAGCCAAGGAAGCCCTTGGAGACAAGTATCTTTCCTTTAACCCTGTAGGGGCCCAAGGCATAGAGAAGGCCAATGTAAGCAGCACTGATGTGCTCTACACCGAGTTCTGGCCATGGGACAATGATAGGGAAGGAAAGGCCTACAATACCTATGCTTCACTGGTAAGGGAAGTGGAACGGTCAATGGAAGACAGTCAGGAAAAGTCCATTGACGGCAAGGGTAAGTCACTGGTGGTAAAGGCCTATATAAACTACTACAAGACAAACGGCCATATGAATGCCCCGGGAGTGCTTTTGTGTGATGCTGCAGTCTACGCTGCCGGTGGAAGCAGGTTGGAGCTGGGAAATGGGGACAGGATGCTCCATGTGGAATATTACCCCGATGACCATATACTTATGGATGAGGAATTAAGGGCTAAGATGCAGGCCATGGCTGACTTTATAGTGGCCTATGAAAATATCCTTCGAGATGGCCAGTGGACCACAGACAATGAAGTGAAAATAGATGGCTATGCCCATGGAAAAGGGGGAGCTTCCGACAGCATTTGGACCTACACAAGGGCCGATGAAAATTATGAAATCCTGCACCTCATCAACCTCCTGGAAACAGATAATGAATGGAGGGATGAGAGAGGAAAGAAGAAGGCTCCCACAGAAGTAAAGGATGTAAAGGTAACTTACTATACGGACAAAGAAATCAGCAAGGTCTATTTGGCTTCACCGGATTACAATAAGAGCAAAAGCACAGAGCTTAGATACGAAACCGGTGCAGATGATAAAGGCAAGTTTGTGACCTTCACGGTACCAAACTTACAATATTGGGACATGATATATATGAAATAA
- a CDS encoding carbohydrate ABC transporter permease, with protein MIENKNFKSRLRVATIYTIVALLGLACLLPLWNIVAISFSGSSAVTANKVGLKPVDFTLAAYTKILEDKQFWRSFLISVERVFLALAINMVLIVLMAYPLTKNKQEFRSRNIYMNLLIFAMLFNGGMIPTYILVKDLGLLNSIWALILPGALPIFNVILLMNFFLGIPKSLEEAAIIDGAGPFQVLVRVLVPCAKPCLATIALFSIVGSWNDFFSGLIYIQKPVNYPIMTYIQSLTVDIQAMLKSGLSSSSLGNLTELSNKNLNAAKIVVAVIPLMMIYPVLQKYLITGIVMGSVKE; from the coding sequence ATGATAGAAAATAAGAATTTCAAATCCAGATTAAGGGTAGCGACTATTTATACAATAGTTGCACTGTTAGGACTGGCCTGCCTTCTTCCCCTGTGGAATATTGTGGCCATCTCCTTCAGCGGCAGTTCAGCAGTAACTGCAAACAAAGTTGGGCTAAAGCCTGTTGACTTTACACTAGCAGCCTACACCAAGATCCTGGAGGATAAGCAGTTTTGGAGGTCCTTTTTAATCTCTGTGGAAAGGGTTTTCCTTGCATTAGCCATTAACATGGTATTGATAGTATTGATGGCCTATCCTCTTACAAAAAATAAACAAGAGTTTCGTAGCAGAAACATCTATATGAACCTTTTGATTTTTGCCATGTTGTTTAACGGTGGTATGATTCCCACTTATATATTAGTTAAAGATTTAGGCCTGCTGAACAGCATTTGGGCCTTGATTTTACCCGGTGCACTACCAATATTTAATGTAATTTTGCTGATGAACTTCTTCCTGGGCATCCCCAAGTCCTTGGAGGAAGCGGCTATTATCGACGGTGCAGGACCCTTTCAGGTACTGGTAAGGGTACTGGTGCCCTGTGCCAAACCCTGTTTGGCTACTATTGCCCTGTTCAGCATAGTGGGAAGCTGGAACGACTTTTTCAGCGGTCTTATATACATTCAAAAGCCTGTAAATTATCCCATTATGACGTATATCCAGTCTTTGACCGTAGACATTCAGGCCATGCTGAAGTCAGGCCTCAGCAGCAGCTCCTTGGGAAATCTCACAGAACTATCAAATAAGAACCTAAATGCTGCAAAGATTGTGGTGGCAGTTATTCCTTTGATGATGATTTATCCGGTTTTGCAGAAATACTTGATCACTGGTATTGTCATGGGTTCGGTAAAGGAGTAG
- a CDS encoding ABC transporter permease — MPSMTRRRKRQTEFKYHLMMMPGLFFLIVFSYIPMVGIIMAFQDFVPAKGLWGSNFVGLKHFTYMIKLPDIGKVIGNTLTIALGKILLGTFMAIAFSILLNEIRIKFFKKTVQTIVYLPHFLSWVVLASVIVNMFNLDGSVNQILSSIGLEKINFLGSNKTFQPLVIGTDVWKEFGYNSVVYLAAITAIDPGLHEAAAIDGATWWKRVWHVTIPGMMPIILLMAATSLTGILSAGFDQIYNLYSPIVYETGDVLDTYVYRIGLVGRQYSFGSAVGLCRSIVGMILILTANGLTKKFTDRKIF, encoded by the coding sequence ATGCCAAGTATGACGCGGCGCAGGAAAAGACAAACCGAATTTAAGTATCATCTTATGATGATGCCCGGCCTGTTCTTTCTCATAGTATTCAGTTATATACCTATGGTAGGAATTATTATGGCCTTCCAGGACTTTGTCCCGGCAAAAGGCCTGTGGGGGTCAAATTTTGTAGGGCTTAAGCACTTTACTTATATGATAAAACTGCCAGACATTGGCAAGGTAATAGGAAATACCTTGACCATAGCCTTAGGAAAAATCCTCCTAGGCACCTTTATGGCCATAGCTTTTTCCATCCTATTAAATGAAATAAGAATCAAATTTTTCAAAAAGACAGTACAGACCATAGTATACTTACCTCATTTTTTATCCTGGGTTGTTTTAGCTTCGGTTATAGTTAACATGTTTAATTTGGACGGGTCTGTGAATCAGATCTTATCCTCCATAGGCTTGGAGAAGATAAACTTCCTTGGCAGTAACAAGACCTTCCAGCCTCTAGTCATCGGCACAGACGTATGGAAGGAGTTTGGTTACAACTCCGTGGTTTACCTGGCAGCCATTACTGCCATTGACCCGGGCCTTCATGAGGCTGCAGCCATTGATGGAGCCACCTGGTGGAAGAGGGTATGGCACGTAACCATACCGGGTATGATGCCCATAATTCTCCTTATGGCAGCTACCAGCCTCACAGGTATCTTAAGTGCAGGCTTTGATCAGATATATAACTTGTACTCCCCAATAGTCTACGAAACCGGTGATGTGCTGGATACCTATGTATATAGAATTGGTTTAGTAGGCCGCCAGTACAGCTTTGGTTCGGCAGTAGGATTATGCAGATCCATAGTGGGCATGATATTGATTCTGACTGCCAATGGGCTTACGAAGAAATTCACTGACAGAAAAATATTCTAG
- a CDS encoding sugar ABC transporter substrate-binding protein, translated as MKRRALLKHIGAAMLAVSMTVSMAACSGKDTGKEPEKTGNETSQNGSAAGEEDGPLSPYKEEITITMGRQTLQNPKLPDGDTYENNAYTRWVKSVLNIKIVDEFEANGDDYNRLVSLALSAAELPDMMKVSTLDELRELYNNDLIEDLTEVYNTYASDYLKKVYDSYDGRALKNVTFDGKIMALPGTNGDPGPSEVWIRSDWMDQLGLKIDEDGNKCITISELEMIAKEFMAKNPGKADNVVGMAFAPWLTSSDPDGTYSINSIAYAYGAYPKTWLKVDGKVVYGSTTKETKEAMKKVAEWFKTGLVDPQLGVRTWDDITALLANGQTGITFGTWHIPDWLLNNVRAMDNKATFECYAIEDGNGKVNVKHNDATGGYIVVRKGFKHPEAAIKIANLFYDEMMNSKTLEADYPEVAKYLKDGVDGSVRPFNIEVNPYTSMLDDYSDIERGVKGEIAIEEARTTESKNVIQNVKKYMEDPAKADVTDWSKYHSRMNGIELIQTLTEKGTFNWLTPVFPETTPTMETNWGNLGKLEEEVFIKMAIGAVDVEQAFDKFVEDWYSMGGSQIISEIEEQLN; from the coding sequence ATGAAGAGAAGAGCTTTATTAAAGCATATAGGAGCTGCTATGTTGGCAGTTTCCATGACAGTTTCCATGGCAGCCTGCAGTGGAAAAGATACAGGTAAAGAGCCTGAAAAAACAGGCAACGAAACATCACAAAACGGCAGTGCTGCCGGGGAAGAAGATGGGCCACTAAGTCCATACAAGGAAGAAATTACAATTACTATGGGCAGGCAGACCTTGCAAAATCCAAAGCTGCCTGATGGAGACACCTACGAAAACAATGCCTATACCCGTTGGGTAAAGTCCGTGCTGAACATAAAAATCGTGGACGAATTTGAAGCCAACGGTGACGATTATAATAGACTGGTATCCCTGGCCCTATCTGCTGCGGAACTACCGGATATGATGAAGGTATCAACCTTAGATGAACTAAGAGAACTATATAATAACGATTTGATAGAAGACTTGACCGAGGTTTATAACACCTATGCCAGTGATTATCTTAAAAAGGTATATGATTCCTATGATGGCCGTGCCTTAAAAAATGTAACCTTTGATGGTAAGATAATGGCTCTTCCGGGAACAAACGGAGATCCAGGTCCAAGTGAAGTTTGGATCCGCAGTGACTGGATGGATCAGCTTGGATTAAAAATCGATGAGGATGGAAATAAGTGCATTACTATAAGTGAATTAGAAATGATAGCAAAGGAATTTATGGCTAAAAATCCGGGAAAGGCTGATAACGTTGTTGGTATGGCCTTTGCACCATGGTTAACTTCCAGTGACCCTGACGGTACTTACAGTATCAATTCCATAGCCTATGCTTACGGAGCTTATCCAAAGACTTGGTTGAAGGTTGATGGAAAGGTTGTTTACGGTTCTACAACAAAGGAGACAAAGGAAGCTATGAAAAAAGTGGCTGAATGGTTTAAGACCGGTCTTGTAGATCCACAGCTGGGAGTTAGAACCTGGGATGACATCACAGCCCTATTAGCTAATGGACAAACAGGTATTACCTTTGGAACATGGCACATTCCGGACTGGCTTCTAAATAATGTCCGTGCTATGGACAACAAGGCAACCTTTGAATGCTATGCTATTGAAGATGGTAATGGCAAGGTTAATGTAAAGCATAATGATGCAACAGGAGGCTATATCGTAGTAAGAAAAGGTTTTAAGCATCCTGAAGCTGCAATCAAAATTGCAAACTTATTCTATGATGAAATGATGAACTCAAAAACACTGGAAGCGGACTATCCGGAAGTTGCTAAATACCTAAAAGACGGTGTAGACGGGTCCGTAAGACCATTTAATATAGAAGTTAATCCCTATACTTCAATGCTGGATGACTACTCTGACATTGAAAGAGGAGTAAAGGGCGAAATTGCCATAGAAGAGGCCAGAACAACAGAGTCTAAGAATGTTATACAAAATGTAAAGAAGTATATGGAAGATCCTGCAAAGGCAGATGTTACCGATTGGTCTAAGTACCACTCCCGTATGAATGGCATAGAATTAATTCAGACCCTAACAGAAAAGGGCACCTTTAATTGGCTGACACCGGTGTTTCCTGAAACTACACCAACTATGGAAACCAACTGGGGTAATCTTGGTAAGTTAGAAGAAGAAGTATTTATTAAGATGGCCATCGGGGCTGTTGATGTAGAACAAGCTTTTGACAAGTTCGTTGAAGATTGGTACTCAATGGGCGGAAGTCAGATTATATCCGAAATAGAAGAACAGCTTAATTAA
- a CDS encoding response regulator transcription factor, producing the protein MYRLLIADDEKDERDVIQFLLNKYGFEFDVLQASNGKEAVNILMEEPVDILITDIKMPFLNGTEVAAKAKTINQDIEILFFSGYDDFEYVKTALSLHAVNYILKPVNPEEFKKSIGEILDTIIAREAARAESEKYIKEYFFSKSKNMNNAGLSYEDKVSDEEDNLLLKNIEQAIKEKNPEGLAKNVNLLLEKYRGSLKASHIYVRYLCTTLLSILIDALPGAGKEDFKQAAEEVYSYKHFAHIRKLIEEYLNMVMDQMKEEENSPKHAIHLVKQYIHAHYKEDLSLNLLADTVFLSPKYLSSAFIHATGVSLNKYIKNVRMDKAKDLLLTTNMKITDIGPSVGYYNVSYFCKCFQEEFGQTPDKYRQNRGKIQ; encoded by the coding sequence ATGTACAGACTCTTAATTGCAGATGACGAAAAGGATGAACGGGATGTGATTCAGTTCCTACTTAACAAATATGGTTTTGAATTTGATGTGCTTCAGGCTTCTAACGGTAAAGAAGCGGTAAACATTTTGATGGAAGAGCCGGTAGATATTCTTATTACAGATATAAAAATGCCCTTTCTCAACGGTACTGAGGTTGCAGCAAAGGCTAAAACCATAAACCAGGATATTGAAATCCTCTTTTTCAGCGGTTATGACGATTTCGAATATGTAAAGACTGCCCTATCTCTGCATGCTGTTAATTACATCCTAAAGCCGGTGAATCCTGAGGAATTTAAAAAATCTATTGGGGAAATATTGGATACCATCATAGCCAGGGAGGCTGCCAGGGCAGAATCAGAGAAATATATAAAAGAATACTTTTTTAGTAAAAGTAAGAATATGAACAATGCCGGTTTGAGTTATGAAGATAAAGTTTCAGATGAAGAGGACAACCTTCTCTTAAAAAATATCGAACAAGCTATTAAAGAAAAGAATCCGGAAGGGCTGGCCAAGAATGTTAACTTGCTGCTGGAAAAGTACAGGGGTTCCCTAAAGGCCTCCCATATTTATGTCCGCTATCTTTGCACTACCCTGCTTTCAATTTTGATTGATGCCCTTCCCGGTGCAGGCAAAGAAGACTTTAAACAAGCTGCGGAAGAGGTCTATTCCTACAAACATTTTGCCCATATCAGAAAATTGATAGAAGAATATCTAAATATGGTTATGGATCAAATGAAGGAGGAAGAAAATTCTCCAAAGCATGCCATCCACCTGGTTAAGCAATATATCCATGCCCATTACAAGGAGGACCTGAGCCTTAATCTACTGGCGGATACGGTATTCTTAAGTCCTAAGTACCTCAGCAGCGCCTTTATCCATGCAACGGGCGTCAGCCTAAATAAGTACATCAAAAATGTGAGGATGGACAAGGCTAAAGACCTGCTCCTGACCACCAATATGAAGATTACAGACATTGGCCCCTCCGTTGGTTATTATAATGTGTCCTACTTTTGCAAGTGCTTTCAAGAGGAGTTTGGCCAAACACCGGATAAATACAGACAGAACAGGGGTAAAATTCAATGA
- a CDS encoding cache domain-containing sensor histidine kinase has product MSELLIEREYRALSESLDQEAKNLDYKLESYLAAMNLIVWNESMRYSLSKNYSNNYDMYLTYRDVIDPMFHTLRTLNGTIDSITIYTDNSIHPHGDILRPLSDVTEAPWYDTAENTNTPFFAFSENSHRLLLICKMYYRHSNYTNIISMSINYNALFNSIKGPFDESYGIMLLDNSGNAVFQYANFPNAKESYTLTPQDLQGALVNKGKTPKYVVESTGLSSVAWTAYLYRPVEIVSAPANNITFIVVFIVFLSLIIILLACIMSSKIVVRPLRALHNNMKLIEQGDLTITVKQTSSDEIGHLIQAFSHMVERLKYLIDEVLRSKIAQQEYEMKALQAQINPHFLYNSLSLINGKAIMTGQEDISQMAQLLSTFYRTTLNKGKNLISVKDELQNTRSYAEIQKMMHADSFDIVYDIDESMYSYTMPNLLLQPIVENAILHGIDHKETPDRGVLTISCYQEENLLIFKVMDNGCGMTEEQCEAILTSESFGYGIHNVHHRVQLYYGPDYGLQYNSTKGRGTCATLTIPK; this is encoded by the coding sequence ATGAGTGAATTACTGATAGAGCGTGAATATAGGGCCCTTAGTGAATCTCTGGACCAGGAAGCTAAAAATCTGGACTATAAGTTGGAATCCTACTTGGCTGCCATGAACCTCATCGTCTGGAATGAAAGTATGCGTTACAGTCTTTCCAAAAATTATAGTAACAACTACGACATGTACCTTACCTACAGGGATGTAATTGACCCCATGTTTCACACCCTTCGGACCCTTAACGGCACCATAGATTCCATAACTATATACACCGATAATTCCATCCATCCCCATGGGGACATTTTGCGGCCTCTTTCCGATGTCACGGAGGCGCCCTGGTATGATACAGCTGAGAATACTAATACACCCTTTTTTGCATTTTCCGAGAACAGCCACAGGCTCTTATTGATTTGTAAAATGTATTACCGGCATTCAAATTATACAAATATTATTTCTATGTCTATAAATTACAATGCCTTATTTAATTCTATTAAGGGTCCTTTTGATGAATCCTATGGCATTATGCTGCTTGATAATTCCGGTAACGCAGTTTTTCAATATGCCAACTTCCCCAATGCTAAGGAAAGCTACACGTTAACTCCCCAGGACTTGCAAGGGGCATTGGTGAACAAAGGTAAGACACCTAAATATGTGGTTGAATCCACCGGCCTATCATCGGTAGCTTGGACCGCCTATCTCTACCGGCCAGTTGAAATTGTATCTGCCCCGGCAAATAATATTACCTTTATAGTGGTCTTTATAGTTTTTCTCAGTCTCATCATAATTCTTTTGGCCTGTATAATGTCGTCCAAGATAGTAGTTAGACCTCTTAGGGCCCTGCACAACAATATGAAACTCATTGAGCAGGGAGACTTGACCATTACCGTAAAGCAGACTTCATCTGATGAAATTGGCCATTTGATACAGGCCTTCAGCCACATGGTGGAGCGGTTAAAGTATTTGATAGATGAAGTCCTGCGCAGTAAAATTGCCCAGCAGGAGTATGAGATGAAGGCCCTGCAGGCGCAAATCAACCCCCACTTTTTATATAACAGCCTGTCCTTGATAAATGGAAAGGCCATAATGACGGGACAAGAGGATATAAGCCAGATGGCCCAATTGCTGTCTACCTTCTACCGCACCACCTTGAATAAGGGGAAGAACTTGATATCCGTGAAGGATGAACTCCAAAACACCCGGTCCTATGCAGAAATTCAAAAGATGATGCATGCCGACTCCTTCGACATTGTTTATGACATAGATGAATCCATGTATTCTTACACCATGCCCAATCTCCTCTTGCAGCCCATTGTGGAGAACGCAATCCTCCATGGTATTGACCATAAAGAGACTCCTGACAGAGGAGTACTTACAATATCCTGCTATCAGGAGGAGAACCTTCTTATCTTTAAAGTTATGGACAACGGCTGCGGCATGACAGAAGAACAGTGTGAGGCCATCTTGACCTCGGAAAGCTTTGGCTACGGCATTCACAATGTCCACCATCGTGTCCAGCTGTACTATGGACCTGACTATGGGCTGCAGTACAACAGCACTAAGGGAAGGGGTACCTGTGCTACCCTTACTATTCCGAAATAG
- a CDS encoding leucine-rich repeat domain-containing protein produces the protein MKELKNLKYLSLNNNKISDLTALQGLTNLNKLFLNFNKITDITAVKNLINLTWFYVEGNQIKI, from the coding sequence TTGAAGGAACTGAAAAACTTAAAATATCTTTCACTGAACAATAACAAAATCAGTGACTTAACCGCCTTGCAGGGCCTAACCAATTTGAACAAGCTCTTTCTAAACTTCAATAAGATCACTGATATAACTGCAGTTAAGAACTTGATTAACTTAACCTGGTTCTATGTGGAAGGGAACCAAATAAAGATATAA
- a CDS encoding DUF6930 domain-containing protein: MDYLKANISEPLNFVACGNFISEENWTHMKRINDNFEIIIGINGTAYIQQDHEKSEKKGNMALQIDVCYTPYPVQGSRWERGHFPRLFIIADKNNGTIVDIDVYEDIDEDANVTLNKLINLCLSNGVPKEIQVRDDKMVAILQDFCQKTGINLKKVNQLRTIDDMIAEMANRTMF; the protein is encoded by the coding sequence ATGGATTATTTAAAGGCTAATATATCAGAACCTCTGAATTTTGTGGCCTGCGGGAATTTTATCTCTGAAGAAAATTGGACCCACATGAAAAGAATCAACGACAACTTTGAGATAATCATCGGCATCAATGGCACAGCCTACATACAGCAGGACCATGAAAAGTCAGAAAAGAAGGGCAATATGGCCTTGCAGATAGATGTGTGCTACACACCCTATCCGGTGCAGGGGAGTAGGTGGGAAAGAGGACACTTTCCAAGGCTCTTTATCATAGCAGATAAAAATAATGGAACCATTGTGGATATTGATGTATATGAAGATATAGATGAGGATGCTAATGTTACACTTAACAAGTTGATTAATCTGTGCCTTAGCAATGGAGTACCTAAAGAGATACAGGTCAGAGATGATAAGATGGTGGCCATACTGCAGGACTTTTGTCAAAAAACCGGGATCAATCTAAAGAAGGTCAATCAGCTTAGAACTATAGATGATATGATAGCTGAAATGGCAAACAGAACAATGTTTTGA